The region CGGTTCGCTCGCCTACGTGCCCGTGCCGGCCCGTGCCGACGTCGACGTCCCGGCCGGCGCAACGGTGACGGCCGCCGTCGGCTACGCGCCCCAGGAACTCGGGAGCCTGGATTTCGAGCTCACGGGCATCGAGATCGTCCAGTCCGTCCAGCGCGCGGCATCGGACGTTGCGTTGATCCGAAGCCGCGACGCGCTGGCGCGTGTGTACGTCGCGGCCAGTGAGGCGTCGCCTCTCCTGCCCGACGTACAACTCGAGATCCGCGTGAACGGGGACGTGGTCGCGACCCCGACGATCGAGCCGACCTTCGCTTCGGTGCCCACCCGGACCGACCGGGGTGATCTGGCGACCAGCTACAACTGGACGATCCCGGGGATCCACGTCCAACCGGGTCTGGAGATCGTGGCCACCGTCGACCCTGAAGCCGCGGTGGTCGAGGCGGACGAGACGAACAACACCTTCCCGGACGACGGTAGCCGCCGGAGCTTCACGGTCGCGTCGATCGATCCCCTGCCCCTGACCCTGGTCCCGATCCGTCAGAGCGTGAACGGTGAGACCGGCGATGTGGACGGCGGCAATGTCGAGACCTTCGTCACGACGGCGCGAGCCCTGTACCCCTTCCCCGACGTCGACGTCTCCGTGCGCCCGGTCTACACGACCGACGCTCCGGTCCTGCAGTCCGGCGACGGGAACGGCGCCTGGAGCACGATCCTCCAGGAGGTCCAGCTCCTGCGGCAGACCGACGGTGTCGACGCCTATTACTTCGGAGTGGTCCGCACCACGTATTCCTCCGGCGTGGCGGGTCTCGGATACATTCCGTCGAGCCGTACGTCGGACTATCGCACGGCGATCGGCTGGGACCGCCCGAACAGCCGGGCCGGCGTGCTGGCGCACGAACTGGGTCACAACCTGGGACGCTACCACGCACCGTGCGGTGGACCCGCCAACCCCGATCCCGACTACCCCTACGGTGGCGGAAGCATCGGGCAGTGGGGCTTCGACGCGCGGACCGGACAGCTCGTCGATCCTGTCGAAACGCGCGACATCATGACCTACTGCAACCCGCAGTGGATCAGCGACTACCACTTCGAGGGCATCCTCGAATTCATGGACGCCACGTTGACCCGTCGCACCACGGCCCAGCAGACCTGTCTGCTGGTGTGGGGACGAATCCGCGACGGTGAAATGGTGCTCGACCCGGCCGCGGTGCTCACGGCGCGACCGAACATCCCCACGACACCGGGAGATCACCGGGTCCGCGCGGTCGACGCCGACGGCAACATCCTCGTGGACCTGTCCTTCGATCCGCCCCGGATCGGCTGCGCCGACGCGCCGGACGCGAGTGCCTTCACCTGGTTGATCCCGATCGCGGACACGGCCGCCCGACGGCTGCACCGCGTGGCGGTGCGCGGAGCGGGACGTGAGGTCGAACGGACCGCCCGCGAGGACACCGGGACGGCCGCGCGTCGACCGGTGCAGCGACTCGAACGGACCGGCCCCGGCCGCGCCGTCCTGCGCTGGGACGCCACCGAGCGTCCGCTCGCGATCGTCCGGGACGCTCGCGAGGGCACCGTGCTGGCCATCGGCCGGCAGGGTACGCTGGACTTCGCGTGCACTGCGGCCGAGGTCGACGTGATCTTCTCCGACGGCGTGCGCAGTCAGGTGTGGTCGCACACGCTGGACTGAGGCAGGATTCCGCGCGAACGCCGCGCGACCCCGTTCCGAAAGGACGACCCATGAGGACGCGATTCCTGTTGCCCGTCCTGACCCTGATGGCCCTGCAGGTCCCGATCGAGGCGGCCGGCCAGTTGCCGGTCTCGATCCGGGCGTCGGCCCTCTACGCCCGCCAGGCCGCCACGCTGGACGCGACCGCCGCCGGCGTCGACCTCGGCGAGACCGACACCAGCGCCAACGCGCTGGGCGCCGAGGTGCGTGTCGGAATCCCGGTCGTGGGAATCGACCTCGGCCTGCACTACCTGCGTCACTTCGGCGACGTGGGCCCCGAGTTCGACGACGAGATCTCCGGCGTGGCCGAGTTCGGCCTGGCCGCCAACGAGATCGCGATCTTCGCCGAGAAGCACTACGAGCTGCTGCCGCTGTCGCCGATCGCCCCCTACGTGGGCGTGGGCGCATCGTACGCGCGCATCGAACTGTCCGACGACCTCGACGTCACGGCCGGCTTCGACGGGGCGAGCGATCTCGAGGCCTCGGCCAACACCGCGCGCATCTACGCCGTCGGGGGCATCGACCTGATCGGTGGGCTCGGGCTCGTGGGACGGGCGGGCTACACCTTCAGCGGGACCTACGAACTCGAGACCGACCTGCCCCTCGACGTCGACGGCGCCGACGCGAACATCGAAGTCGACTACGACGGCTTCTACGCGTCGATCGGTCTGTCGCTCTTCGGGATCTGACCCTCGAGCGGGCGGGGCGCGCTCAACGCGTGCCCCGCA is a window of Candidatus Krumholzibacteriia bacterium DNA encoding:
- a CDS encoding zinc-dependent metalloprotease family protein; this encodes MRIERTGTKIHVPVMLIVLTALAACSGGDDPTVPTPTTGGLTIAVDGVPAGIEVDLGIAGPASFSAVVHRDTTLTGLMPGSYVLSASTAIDDLLEYVPDGAARARTVEAGETATIEVVYTAVVARGHLAVEVSGLPDGTEGAVLLTGPGGYQRSIVATDTLRSLAAGSYDVTATAVSDGSLAYVPVPARADVDVPAGATVTAAVGYAPQELGSLDFELTGIEIVQSVQRAASDVALIRSRDALARVYVAASEASPLLPDVQLEIRVNGDVVATPTIEPTFASVPTRTDRGDLATSYNWTIPGIHVQPGLEIVATVDPEAAVVEADETNNTFPDDGSRRSFTVASIDPLPLTLVPIRQSVNGETGDVDGGNVETFVTTARALYPFPDVDVSVRPVYTTDAPVLQSGDGNGAWSTILQEVQLLRQTDGVDAYYFGVVRTTYSSGVAGLGYIPSSRTSDYRTAIGWDRPNSRAGVLAHELGHNLGRYHAPCGGPANPDPDYPYGGGSIGQWGFDARTGQLVDPVETRDIMTYCNPQWISDYHFEGILEFMDATLTRRTTAQQTCLLVWGRIRDGEMVLDPAAVLTARPNIPTTPGDHRVRAVDADGNILVDLSFDPPRIGCADAPDASAFTWLIPIADTAARRLHRVAVRGAGREVERTAREDTGTAARRPVQRLERTGPGRAVLRWDATERPLAIVRDAREGTVLAIGRQGTLDFACTAAEVDVIFSDGVRSQVWSHTLD